The proteins below come from a single Zea mays cultivar B73 chromosome 8, Zm-B73-REFERENCE-NAM-5.0, whole genome shotgun sequence genomic window:
- the LOC100274285 gene encoding cyclin 4: MPTRNHNAAAAAAPQHHHHNRGGAPALGKSKAVPGRADAMNRRAPLGDIGNLVSVRPAEGKPQLQEQINRPITRSFGAQLVKNVQANAAIKNAAILPARHAPRQERKAPAKQPPPEDVIVLSSDSEQSRTQLESSASSVRSRKKVINTLSSVLSARSKAACGITDKRRQVAVIEDIDKLDVNNELAVVEYIEDIYTFYKIAQHDRRPCDYIDTQVEINPKMRAILAGWIIEVHHKFELMPETLYLTMYIIDQYLSLQPVLRRELQLVGVSAMLIACKYEEIWAPEVNDFILISDSAYSREQILSMEKGILNSLEWNLTVPTVYMFLVRFLKAAALGNKVEKEMENMVFFFAELALMQYGLVTRLPSLVAASVVYAARLTLKRAPLWTDTLKHHTGFRESETELIECTKLLVSAHSSAADSKLRSVYKKYSSEQFGGVALRPPAAAVEIK, from the exons ATGCCCACGCGCAACCACAACGCTGCCGCGGCTGCCGCTCCGCAGCATCACCATCACAACCGAG GTGGTGCTCCCGCTCTTGGAAAGAGCAAGGCCGTGCCCGGCCGAGCTGATGCCATGAACCGGCGAGCCCCCCTCGGCGATATTGGCAACCTCGTCAGCGTCCGCCCAGCCGAAGG GAAACCTCAGCTGCAGGAGCAGATCAATCGCCCCATCACGCGAAGCTTCGGCGCTCAGCTCGTGAAGAACGTGCAGGCGAATGCCGCAATCAAG AATGCCGCAATCCTACCCGCGAGGCATGCGCCGAGGCAGGAAAGGAAGGCTCCTGCCAAGCAGCCGCCTCCTGAGGATGTCATAGTACTCAGCTCCGACTCTGAACAGAGCAGGACGCAGTTGGAGAGCAGCGCTAGCTCCGTCCGGTCGAGGAAGAAGGTCATCAACACCCTTTCTTCTGTGCTCTCGGCTCGCTCAAAG GCTGCCTGTGGAATCACTGATAAGAGACGGCAAGTAGCAGTGATCGAAGACATCGACAAGTTGGACGTCAACAATGAGCTCGCAGTTGTGGAATACATTGAGGACATCTACACGTTCTACAAGATTGCTCAG CATGACAGACGGCCATGTGATTATATAGACACCCAAGTCGAGATCAACCCTAAGATGAGGGCTATCCTGGCTGGTTGGATAATTGAAGTACACCACAAGTTCGAGCTGATGCCGGAAACTCTCTACTTGACCATGTACATCATCGATCAGTACCTCTCGCTGCAACCAGTCCTGCGAAGGGAGCTGCAGCTGGTCGGTGTTTCAGCTATGCTGATCGCCTGCAAGTACGAGGAGATTTGGGCCCCAGAG GTGAACGATTTCATTCTTATATCAGACAGTGCATACAGCAGGGAGCAGATCCTTTCGATGGAGAAGGGAATCCTGAATAGCCTGGAGTGGAACCTCACTGTCCCTACAGTATACATGTTCCTTGTTCGTTTTCTGAAGGCGGCAGCCTTGGGCAACAAAGTTGAGAAAGAG ATGGAGAATATGGTCTTCTTCTTCGCTGAACTGGCGCTGATGCAGTACGGCTTGGTGACGCGGCTGCCTTCGCTGGTCGCTGCTTCGGTTGTCTACGCAGCCAGGCTCACTCTCAAGAGGGCTCCCCTCTGGACCGACACCCTCAAGCACCACACGGGCTTCAGAGAGTCAGAGACAGAGCTAAT CGAGTGCACGAAGTTGCTGGTCAGCGCACACTCGTCCGCCGCTGACAGCAAGCTGAGGTCTGTATACAAGAAGTATTCCAGTGAGCAGTTCGGAGGTGTCGCGCTTCGCCCACCCGCAGCCGCAGTGGAGATCAAGTAA
- the LOC100101525 gene encoding cystatin 2 precursor (The RefSeq protein has 5 substitutions compared to this genomic sequence) has translation MRKHRIVSLVAALLILLALAVSSNRNAQEDSMADNTGTLVGGIQDVPENENDLHLQELARFAVDEHNKKANALLGFEKLVKAKTQVVAGTMYYLTIEVKDGEVKKLYEAKVWEKPWEKFKELQEFKPVEEGASA, from the exons ATGCGCAAACATCGAATCGTCTCGCTCGTGGCTGCCCTGCTCATACTGCTTGCCCTCGCCGTATCGTCCACCCGCAACGCACAGGAGGATTCCATGGCCGACAACACCGGGACGTTGGCGGGCGGCATCAAGGACGTGCCGGGGAACGAGAACGACCTTCACCTCCAGGAACTCGCCCGCTTCGCCGTCGATGAGCACAACAAGAAGGCC AATGCTCTTCTGGGGTTCGAGAAGCTTGTGAAGGCCAAGACACAAGTGGTTGCTGGCACGATGTACTATCTCACTATTGAAGTGAAGGATGGCGAAGTGAAGAAGCTCTACGAAGCTAAGGTCTGGGAGAAGCCATGGGAGAACTTCAAGGAGCTGCAGGAATTCAAGCCTGTTGAAGAGGGTGCTAGCGCCTAA